In a genomic window of Arthrobacter woluwensis:
- a CDS encoding NAD-dependent succinate-semialdehyde dehydrogenase, producing MTSAITAEREAELLAKVPTGLFINGEWRAASTGKTFDVEDPATGKVLLSIADGTSEDAMAALDAADAVQASWARTAPRERAEILRRAFELVTERADDFALLMTLEMGKPLAEARGEVTYGAEFLRWFSEETVRDYGRYLTTPEGKNKILVQRKPVGPCLLITPWNFPLAMATRKIAPAIAAGCTMVIKPAKFTPLTTQLFVATLVEAGVPAGVVNVVSSSSASSISGPIMKDSRLRKVSFTGSTAVGKRLIADAANNVLRTSMELGGNAPFLVFEDADLDKAVEGAMAAKMRNMGEACTAANRFLVHESVAEEFTAKFSAAMAALSTGRGTESETNVGPLIDSGARDDVHALVTAAIEAGATVATGGAPVEGEGYFYAPTVLSNVPNDADILRSEIFGPVAPVTTFSSEEQAIKLANASEYGLASYIYTRDYARMFRVAEQIEFGMVGFNAGVISNAAAPFGGVKQSGLGREGGAEGIAEYTTTQYIGIADPYAN from the coding sequence ATGACTTCCGCGATCACCGCCGAGCGCGAGGCAGAGCTGCTCGCCAAGGTCCCCACCGGCCTGTTCATCAACGGTGAATGGCGTGCAGCCTCCACCGGCAAGACCTTCGACGTCGAGGATCCGGCCACCGGCAAGGTGCTGCTGAGCATCGCCGACGGCACGAGCGAGGATGCCATGGCCGCCCTCGACGCGGCCGACGCCGTGCAGGCCTCCTGGGCCCGCACCGCTCCGCGCGAGCGCGCCGAGATCCTGCGCCGCGCCTTCGAGCTGGTCACCGAGCGCGCCGACGACTTCGCCCTGCTCATGACCCTCGAGATGGGCAAGCCCCTGGCCGAGGCCCGTGGCGAGGTCACCTACGGCGCCGAGTTCCTGCGCTGGTTCTCCGAGGAGACCGTGCGTGACTACGGCCGTTACCTCACCACCCCCGAGGGCAAGAACAAGATCCTCGTGCAGCGCAAGCCGGTCGGCCCCTGCCTGCTCATCACCCCGTGGAACTTCCCGCTGGCCATGGCCACCCGTAAGATCGCTCCGGCCATCGCCGCCGGCTGCACCATGGTGATCAAGCCCGCCAAGTTCACCCCGCTCACCACGCAGCTCTTCGTGGCCACCCTGGTCGAGGCCGGTGTCCCGGCCGGCGTCGTGAACGTCGTGTCCTCCTCCAGCGCCTCCTCCATCTCCGGCCCGATCATGAAGGACTCCCGCCTCCGCAAGGTGTCCTTCACCGGCTCCACCGCCGTGGGCAAGCGCCTGATCGCCGATGCCGCCAACAACGTGCTCCGCACCTCCATGGAACTCGGCGGCAACGCCCCGTTCCTGGTCTTCGAGGACGCCGATCTGGACAAGGCCGTCGAGGGCGCCATGGCCGCCAAGATGCGCAACATGGGCGAGGCGTGCACGGCCGCCAACCGCTTCCTGGTCCACGAGTCCGTGGCTGAGGAGTTCACCGCGAAGTTCTCCGCCGCCATGGCCGCCCTCAGCACGGGACGCGGCACCGAATCCGAGACCAATGTCGGCCCGCTCATCGACTCCGGTGCCCGTGACGATGTCCACGCGCTGGTGACCGCGGCCATCGAGGCCGGCGCCACCGTCGCGACCGGCGGCGCTCCGGTGGAGGGCGAAGGCTACTTCTACGCCCCGACCGTCCTCTCCAACGTCCCGAACGACGCAGACATCCTCCGCAGCGAGATCTTCGGCCCGGTGGCCCCCGTGACCACCTTCTCCTCCGAGGAGCAGGCCATCAAGCTGGCCAACGCGAGCGAGTACGGCCTGGCCTCCTACATCTACACCCGCGATTACGCGCGGATGTTCCGCGTGGCGGAGCAGATCGAGTTCGGCATGGTCGGCTTCAACGCCGGTGTCATCTCGAACGCGGCCGCTCCGTTCGGTGGTGTGAAGCAGTCCGGTCTGGGCCGTGAAGGCGGCGCCGAGGGCATCGCCGAGTACACCACCACGCAGTACATCGGCATCGCCGACCCGTACGCCAACTGA
- a CDS encoding transglutaminase TgpA family protein yields MSTAKDLAPPRSRLGAILLPVMACVCALLASAAAGLSGVIYGWSWFLPVLVAIQVTGTALIVPRFFTRSTWVPYAVGLVALGLILNALFLADRAFLGLLPSPAAWGGFWSLLGEARNTVEHEFVPVNPAPGITFLTSGCLGLLVLLTDWIVVRARNPLAAAGPALAVLLVPALLNYTSVGAWPFAATAFFFTILLAVSRRALRAAEETENPAEKARGAAQNSASRGLGRATALGSAAVAMALVVPALVPGFTEGLFPQGSRLGSLGKSNGLNPVLSLSSNLRQQGTGTVISYFTDAPSPPYLRLTTIDSFSGDRWEPEKYNGGYLGTVLQFDDVGTQIAPEAVGAAKFPTTVISTHDFTSPYLPLVTNPLSVLGARGDWGYDPNNLTVRSRSGNSTSAGEVYTVRSYNPEWTSEQLRTLATTPQQVLAKFMELPPSMPRTILDTALQATRNATTPFDKAVALQRFLRGPGFSYSVTAPAEHRYDGTGMEVLGKFLEAKSGYCIHYSTAMAVMARSIGLPSRVAVGFAPGRSTGVTQAGEQGSPVRTEYAVAAQDAHAWPEIYLQGAGWVPFEPTPSRGIVPGYAFDPSATDVPEFDPEGLRPRATNTATSTPQPSASTTATTAPVPQAAPRVAAPWWETLDWGHLIWAVAAVVVLGVASVLPQVLRGRQRRRRLSPAQSGAGVRIGAMEELLATAEDHGVPARDAETPRAFAARLQDGLPESGRVAVRELVRDYESARYGAPADDGEAEPTAQAARERVTAVEQALGEREGRLARWRARWVPPSLWRSGLWRGGQWRGGRRH; encoded by the coding sequence ATGAGCACGGCCAAGGACCTCGCCCCGCCCCGGAGCCGCCTCGGCGCGATCCTCCTTCCCGTCATGGCCTGCGTCTGCGCCCTGCTGGCCTCCGCCGCCGCCGGGCTCTCCGGGGTCATCTACGGCTGGTCCTGGTTCCTGCCCGTCCTCGTTGCGATCCAGGTGACCGGGACGGCGCTCATCGTCCCCCGGTTCTTCACCCGCAGCACCTGGGTCCCGTACGCGGTGGGACTCGTCGCCCTCGGCCTGATCCTCAATGCGCTCTTCCTGGCCGACCGGGCGTTCCTCGGCCTCCTGCCGAGCCCTGCGGCCTGGGGCGGCTTCTGGAGTCTCCTGGGCGAGGCCCGGAACACGGTGGAGCACGAGTTCGTGCCGGTGAACCCGGCGCCCGGGATCACCTTTCTGACCTCGGGCTGCCTGGGCCTGCTCGTGCTGCTCACCGACTGGATCGTGGTGCGGGCACGGAACCCTCTGGCGGCGGCGGGCCCGGCGCTCGCTGTCCTGCTGGTGCCGGCCCTGCTGAACTACACGAGCGTAGGCGCCTGGCCCTTCGCCGCGACGGCCTTCTTCTTCACGATCCTTCTCGCGGTCTCGCGGCGCGCCCTGCGTGCCGCCGAAGAGACGGAGAACCCGGCGGAGAAGGCGCGGGGCGCCGCCCAGAACAGCGCCTCCCGCGGACTGGGCCGGGCCACCGCGCTCGGATCGGCCGCGGTCGCGATGGCACTCGTGGTCCCGGCCCTCGTGCCCGGATTCACCGAGGGCCTTTTCCCGCAGGGCTCCCGGCTGGGGTCGCTCGGCAAGAGCAACGGCCTGAACCCGGTGCTGTCGCTCAGCAGCAACCTCCGGCAGCAGGGCACGGGCACCGTCATCAGCTACTTCACCGACGCACCCTCGCCTCCCTATCTGCGGCTGACCACCATCGATTCCTTCTCCGGAGACCGCTGGGAGCCGGAGAAATACAACGGCGGCTACCTCGGCACCGTCCTGCAGTTCGACGACGTCGGGACGCAGATAGCGCCGGAAGCCGTCGGTGCGGCGAAATTCCCGACCACGGTGATCAGCACCCACGACTTCACGAGCCCGTACCTGCCGCTCGTGACGAACCCGTTGAGCGTCCTGGGCGCCAGGGGCGACTGGGGCTACGACCCCAACAACCTCACCGTCCGCAGCCGCAGCGGGAACTCCACAAGCGCCGGCGAGGTCTACACCGTCCGTTCCTATAACCCGGAATGGACCTCGGAACAGCTCCGGACCCTCGCCACCACGCCCCAGCAGGTCCTCGCCAAGTTCATGGAACTGCCACCCAGCATGCCCCGCACCATCCTGGACACGGCCCTGCAGGCCACGCGCAACGCCACCACCCCGTTCGACAAGGCCGTGGCCCTGCAGCGGTTCCTGCGCGGTCCCGGCTTCTCCTACTCGGTGACCGCCCCGGCGGAACACCGCTACGACGGCACCGGGATGGAGGTCCTGGGCAAGTTCCTGGAGGCCAAGAGCGGGTACTGCATCCACTACTCCACGGCCATGGCCGTCATGGCCCGCTCGATCGGCCTGCCGAGCCGTGTGGCGGTCGGCTTCGCGCCGGGCCGGTCCACCGGCGTCACCCAGGCCGGCGAACAGGGCTCGCCCGTGCGGACGGAATACGCGGTGGCGGCCCAGGATGCCCACGCGTGGCCGGAGATCTACCTCCAGGGCGCGGGCTGGGTGCCCTTCGAGCCGACCCCCTCGCGTGGCATCGTGCCCGGGTACGCCTTCGACCCCTCCGCCACCGACGTCCCGGAATTCGACCCGGAGGGACTCCGGCCGCGGGCGACCAACACGGCCACCTCGACTCCCCAGCCCTCGGCGTCGACCACCGCCACCACCGCCCCGGTTCCGCAGGCTGCGCCGCGGGTCGCCGCACCGTGGTGGGAGACGCTCGACTGGGGTCATCTGATCTGGGCAGTGGCCGCCGTCGTCGTGCTGGGCGTCGCCTCGGTCCTGCCGCAAGTGCTGCGCGGCCGGCAGCGGCGACGACGGCTCTCACCGGCGCAGAGCGGGGCGGGCGTGCGGATCGGAGCGATGGAGGAACTGCTCGCCACGGCGGAGGACCACGGCGTTCCTGCCCGCGACGCCGAGACGCCGCGGGCCTTCGCCGCCCGGCTTCAGGACGGCCTGCCCGAGTCCGGGCGGGTGGCCGTGCGGGAACTGGTGCGGGACTACGAGTCCGCCCGGTATGGCGCCCCGGCCGACGACGGCGAGGCGGAGCCCACGGCGCAGGCGGCCCGGGAGCGGGTCACCGCCGTCGAGCAGGCCCTCGGCGAGCGTGAGGGACGCCTGGCGCGGTGGCGCGCCCGCTGGGTCCCGCCGTCGCTGTGGCGTTCAGGTCTGTGGCGCGGTGGCCAGTGGCGTGGTGGCCGGCGGCACTGA
- a CDS encoding DUF58 domain-containing protein, producing the protein MSAGPLSRLSPTKFLTRRGLGFVLVALLCLAGAWILGRRDLLTLSVFLLALPVLAVLGVRSRHERFRVRREFHPLPVQEGTTTVVHLFVSASAGVPGGPGRTGWKARWARLPGGGSMVESTMVEQLPADLGGSPRFRYPSRAARGGPVSAYEYRVAPPHRGVFPVGGVTAEFRDPFDLAWQRHTVDPGTELLVTPRPGELSPGLLDLLRGHAGVGVGGSQTTSWVASASENDVMVREYRHGDALRRVHWPSTARRGELMVRHEEGGALPRITLVLDQRAGVHSGGELAPFPVPGAAASLRTTVSFEWQLRTFLAVALGLAGLGHELRLQDHAGEPAFQRSRSAPHPGLETMAAAEAPELLPECLAALELTEQHTPLSLTATGGLLVAFTGRLGLDDARNLVSGTLSGAGTAASWAGSRGTPQATVISCWPVSPGPEVRDVLETAGWRVLWASPGDSAARLLERWAGPSAGSGKPGISKPGSEARTAATASAARSTASGGDRP; encoded by the coding sequence ATGAGCGCCGGGCCGTTGAGCAGGCTGTCCCCCACGAAGTTCCTCACCCGCCGGGGGCTGGGTTTCGTGCTGGTGGCCCTTCTCTGCCTAGCCGGGGCCTGGATCCTGGGCCGCCGCGATCTCCTCACGCTCTCCGTCTTCCTCCTGGCGCTGCCGGTCCTGGCGGTCCTGGGCGTGCGCAGCCGTCACGAGCGCTTCCGCGTGCGCCGGGAGTTCCATCCACTGCCGGTGCAGGAGGGCACGACGACGGTCGTCCACCTTTTCGTCAGCGCCTCCGCCGGAGTGCCGGGCGGTCCGGGCCGCACAGGCTGGAAGGCACGCTGGGCCCGGCTGCCGGGCGGCGGGTCGATGGTCGAATCGACGATGGTGGAACAGCTGCCGGCTGACCTCGGCGGCTCGCCGCGGTTCCGCTACCCCTCCCGCGCGGCGCGCGGCGGACCCGTCTCGGCCTACGAATACCGGGTGGCCCCTCCGCATCGCGGCGTCTTCCCCGTGGGCGGGGTCACCGCGGAGTTCCGTGATCCCTTCGATCTGGCCTGGCAGCGTCACACCGTGGACCCGGGCACCGAGCTTCTGGTGACCCCCCGCCCCGGTGAACTCTCGCCAGGGCTGCTGGACCTGCTGCGGGGCCATGCCGGTGTCGGCGTCGGCGGCAGCCAGACGACCAGCTGGGTCGCGAGTGCGAGCGAGAACGACGTGATGGTGCGCGAATACCGGCACGGCGATGCGCTGCGCAGGGTCCACTGGCCCTCGACCGCGCGACGCGGCGAGCTCATGGTGCGGCACGAGGAAGGCGGCGCGCTCCCCCGCATCACGCTGGTGCTGGATCAGCGCGCCGGCGTCCACAGCGGGGGCGAGCTCGCGCCGTTCCCCGTGCCCGGCGCCGCCGCCTCCCTGCGCACCACCGTCTCCTTCGAATGGCAGCTCAGGACGTTCCTCGCGGTCGCCCTGGGGCTCGCGGGACTGGGCCACGAACTGCGCCTCCAGGACCACGCCGGAGAACCCGCCTTCCAGCGGTCCCGCAGCGCCCCGCATCCCGGACTCGAGACGATGGCCGCCGCGGAAGCCCCCGAACTCCTGCCGGAGTGCCTTGCCGCGCTCGAGCTGACGGAGCAGCACACGCCGCTGTCACTCACCGCGACGGGCGGGCTGCTGGTGGCCTTCACGGGACGCCTAGGGCTCGACGACGCGCGGAACCTCGTCAGCGGCACCTTGAGCGGCGCCGGGACGGCCGCGTCCTGGGCAGGCTCGCGCGGAACACCGCAGGCGACCGTGATCAGCTGCTGGCCCGTCAGCCCGGGCCCCGAAGTGCGAGACGTGCTCGAGACCGCAGGCTGGCGGGTGCTGTGGGCCTCCCCGGGCGATTCCGCGGCGCGGCTCCTGGAACGCTGGGCGGGCCCGTCGGCGGGCTCCGGCAAGCCCGGTATCAGTAAGCCCGGTTCCGAAGCGAGGACAGCAGCGACGGCGAGCGCCGCCAGGAGCACGGCGTCCGGCGGTGACAGGCCATGA
- a CDS encoding AAA family ATPase — protein sequence MSDPGFIEGAGPGGVATGLPGSQQAAPEPLSAEVFSSAARAILDAVNGVIDGKQETARTALMVLLAQGHLLLEDVPGVGKTMLAKTLARAIHGSVSRIQFTPDLLPSDVTGVSMYNQASGEFEFRPGPVFANLVIGDEINRASAKTQSALLECMEESQVSVDGQVYPLGSPFMVLATQNPVEMEGTFPLPEAQRDRFMARISMGYPDRAAELDMLEAHQGRSPLNDLRPVVDTALLRRMIATVQAVHVAGPVKEYVVDLGQATRSHPDIVLGASPRALLHVLRAAKAHAALAGQEFVLPDDVAVVAQDILAHRLLLDRRAVLNGKDAASILGGILERLPVDTAASREAARRAASSAPAGSGGPSLSSAGFTPPGDQARVP from the coding sequence GTGTCAGATCCGGGTTTCATCGAGGGCGCAGGCCCGGGCGGGGTCGCCACAGGGCTGCCCGGCTCCCAGCAGGCGGCTCCCGAACCCTTGTCCGCCGAGGTGTTCTCCTCGGCCGCGCGGGCGATCCTCGACGCGGTCAACGGGGTGATCGACGGCAAGCAGGAAACCGCCCGGACCGCTCTCATGGTGCTCCTGGCCCAGGGCCACCTGCTGCTGGAGGACGTCCCCGGCGTCGGCAAGACCATGCTGGCCAAGACGCTCGCCCGGGCCATTCACGGCAGTGTCTCCCGCATCCAATTCACCCCGGATCTGCTCCCGTCCGACGTGACGGGCGTGTCCATGTACAACCAGGCCAGCGGGGAATTCGAGTTCCGCCCGGGGCCCGTGTTCGCGAATCTGGTGATCGGCGACGAGATCAACCGCGCCTCCGCCAAGACGCAGTCCGCCCTGCTCGAATGCATGGAGGAGAGCCAGGTCAGCGTCGACGGCCAGGTGTACCCGCTGGGCTCGCCGTTCATGGTGCTCGCCACCCAGAACCCGGTGGAGATGGAGGGCACCTTCCCCCTCCCCGAGGCTCAGCGGGACCGCTTCATGGCCCGGATCTCCATGGGGTATCCGGATCGCGCCGCCGAACTCGACATGCTGGAGGCGCACCAGGGCCGTTCGCCCCTGAACGACCTGAGGCCCGTGGTGGACACCGCCCTCCTGCGCCGCATGATCGCCACCGTCCAGGCGGTCCATGTCGCCGGTCCGGTCAAGGAGTACGTGGTGGACCTGGGGCAGGCCACGCGAAGCCATCCGGACATCGTCCTCGGAGCCAGCCCCCGCGCGCTGCTGCACGTCCTCAGGGCGGCCAAGGCGCACGCGGCCCTCGCGGGACAGGAGTTCGTGCTCCCGGACGACGTCGCCGTCGTCGCGCAGGACATCCTGGCCCACCGGCTGCTGCTGGACCGCCGCGCTGTGCTGAACGGCAAGGATGCGGCGAGCATTCTCGGCGGGATCCTGGAACGCCTGCCCGTGGACACCGCGGCCTCCCGCGAGGCCGCACGCCGGGCCGCCTCGTCCGCGCCCGCCGGCTCCGGCGGGCCGTCCCTGAGCTCCGCAGGCTTCACCCCGCCGGGAGACCAGGCCCGGGTGCCATGA
- a CDS encoding TatD family hydrolase gives MCAPETPFAYRRPEEAPENRQDGPADSVRSTKDEAGRKRKLEYPPAPEPLRVPVMDNHTHLNFRDGLVEVSVKDALDAAEAVGVKAAVQVACDLESARFTVRALDEDRRLLGALAIHPNDAPLYAARGELEDALQEIEDLAAHPRVRGIGETGLDYFRTQGEEEQAIQHYSFRRHIDIARRLGLTLQIHDRDAHDDVVRILLEEEQPERVVFHCFSGDEKLAAICNEHGWYMSFAGPVGFKANGHLRDALRTARRDLIMVETDSPFLTPHPYRGRPNASYMIPYTMRSMAEALETDLDELCADVARNTEAAYGSWD, from the coding sequence ATGTGTGCTCCCGAGACCCCGTTCGCTTACCGCCGCCCCGAGGAAGCCCCGGAAAACCGGCAGGACGGACCCGCGGATTCGGTGCGGTCCACCAAGGATGAGGCCGGCCGCAAGCGGAAGCTGGAATATCCTCCAGCGCCGGAACCGCTGAGGGTCCCGGTCATGGACAACCACACCCATCTGAACTTCCGGGACGGCCTCGTGGAGGTCTCGGTGAAGGACGCTCTCGACGCCGCCGAGGCCGTGGGAGTCAAAGCGGCCGTGCAGGTCGCTTGTGATCTGGAATCCGCGCGCTTCACGGTCCGGGCGCTGGACGAGGACCGCCGCCTCCTGGGCGCCCTGGCCATTCATCCGAACGACGCCCCGCTGTACGCGGCTCGCGGCGAGCTGGAGGACGCGCTGCAGGAGATCGAGGATCTCGCGGCCCATCCTCGCGTGCGGGGGATCGGCGAGACCGGCCTGGACTACTTCCGCACCCAGGGGGAGGAGGAACAGGCCATTCAGCACTACTCCTTCCGCCGTCACATCGACATCGCGCGGCGGCTCGGCCTCACGCTGCAGATCCACGACCGGGACGCGCACGACGACGTCGTCCGGATCCTGCTCGAGGAGGAGCAGCCGGAGCGCGTGGTCTTCCATTGCTTCTCCGGCGACGAGAAGCTCGCGGCCATCTGCAACGAGCACGGGTGGTACATGTCCTTCGCCGGGCCGGTCGGATTCAAGGCGAACGGGCACCTGCGGGACGCCCTCAGGACGGCCCGCCGGGACCTGATCATGGTCGAGACGGATTCGCCGTTCCTGACCCCTCATCCGTACCGCGGGCGGCCCAACGCGAGCTACATGATCCCGTACACGATGCGGTCCATGGCGGAAGCTCTGGAGACTGATCTCGATGAATTGTGCGCCGACGTCGCGCGCAACACGGAAGCCGCGTACGGCAGCTGGGACTGA
- a CDS encoding resuscitation-promoting factor — protein sequence MNKIFATDGKISPVKVGVQLAVILALVGGLLAFVVNNKTVKINLDGRVSSVQTFGGNVEQVVKSANIDIADKDKVVPALNSGVQDGTEVRINRSKAVSVVVDGAAREVDTHESTVAGLIKELGVKDTSRVSLPADATLDVKGTSLTISTPKKVNLIVRGKGSKLTTTAATVGDVLKEAKVVLGKNDVSALPATAPVTANMTVKVSNIDKSRTATVKEAIPFDVVKTDSAKLDKGVEKVTTEGVAGSVEKTFRLVIVDGKEATRTLVTSKVTAEPVTQRVEVGTKEAPVAPATPAASNTGAAAPATVNAGMWDRIAQCESTGNWSINTGNGYYGGLQFDIGTWLGAGGGAYAPNASLATREQQIDIANRVYAERGLSPWGCAWAAG from the coding sequence GTGAACAAAATCTTCGCAACTGACGGAAAGATCAGTCCCGTCAAGGTGGGCGTCCAGCTCGCGGTGATCCTGGCCTTGGTCGGAGGCCTCCTGGCCTTCGTGGTCAACAACAAGACCGTGAAAATCAACCTCGACGGCCGTGTCAGCTCCGTCCAGACCTTCGGCGGCAACGTCGAGCAGGTCGTGAAGAGCGCCAACATCGACATCGCCGACAAGGACAAGGTGGTTCCCGCGCTGAACAGCGGCGTGCAGGACGGCACCGAAGTCCGGATCAACCGCTCCAAGGCGGTCTCCGTGGTCGTGGACGGTGCGGCGCGTGAGGTCGACACCCACGAGAGCACCGTCGCCGGCCTGATCAAGGAACTCGGCGTGAAGGACACCTCCCGCGTGTCGCTCCCGGCCGACGCCACCCTCGACGTCAAGGGCACCAGCCTCACCATCTCCACCCCCAAGAAGGTCAACCTGATCGTCCGCGGCAAGGGCAGCAAGCTGACCACCACCGCCGCCACGGTCGGCGACGTCCTCAAGGAAGCCAAGGTCGTCCTCGGCAAGAACGACGTCTCGGCCCTCCCGGCCACCGCTCCGGTGACCGCGAACATGACCGTCAAGGTCAGCAACATCGACAAGAGCCGCACGGCCACCGTGAAGGAAGCGATTCCGTTCGACGTGGTCAAGACCGATTCCGCCAAGCTCGACAAGGGCGTGGAGAAGGTCACCACCGAGGGCGTGGCCGGTTCGGTCGAGAAGACCTTCCGCCTCGTGATCGTGGACGGCAAGGAAGCGACCCGCACCCTGGTCACCAGCAAGGTCACGGCCGAGCCCGTGACGCAGCGTGTGGAGGTCGGCACCAAGGAAGCCCCCGTGGCTCCCGCCACCCCGGCCGCGTCCAACACCGGCGCCGCGGCTCCGGCCACGGTGAACGCCGGCATGTGGGACCGCATCGCCCAGTGTGAGTCGACCGGCAACTGGTCCATCAACACCGGCAACGGCTACTACGGTGGCCTGCAGTTCGACATCGGGACCTGGCTCGGCGCCGGCGGCGGCGCGTACGCCCCGAATGCCAGCCTCGCCACCCGCGAGCAGCAGATCGACATCGCCAACCGCGTGTACGCCGAGCGCGGACTGTCCCCCTGGGGCTGCGCCTGGGCCGCCGGATAA
- the rsmA gene encoding 16S rRNA (adenine(1518)-N(6)/adenine(1519)-N(6))-dimethyltransferase RsmA — translation MSDAPQNPDAATNPTPLLGAADIRRLAEELGVRPTKTLGQNFVIDGNTIRRIVAAAELDPSETVLEVGPGLGSLTLGLLDAAAHVVAVEIDPVLAGRLPTTVEEFRPGAAERFTLINQDALKVTELPHQPTAVVANLPYNVAVPVVLHLLEHFPTIRHGLVMVQDEVADRLAAGPGSKIYGVPSVKAAWYGTMRKAGVIGMNVFWPAPKIHSGLVAFERYEEETTSRASREEVFAVIDAAFAQRRKTLRAALSGWAGNGAEAERYLHLAGVDPSARGETLDIGAFTRIAEARIPLEA, via the coding sequence GTGAGTGATGCACCCCAGAACCCCGACGCCGCGACGAACCCCACCCCGTTGCTGGGCGCCGCGGACATCCGCCGTCTGGCCGAGGAGCTCGGCGTCCGGCCCACCAAGACGCTGGGGCAGAACTTCGTGATCGATGGGAACACCATCCGCCGGATCGTGGCCGCCGCCGAACTGGACCCGTCGGAGACCGTGCTGGAGGTCGGCCCGGGCCTCGGCAGCCTGACCCTGGGCCTCCTGGACGCCGCCGCCCACGTGGTGGCCGTGGAGATCGACCCGGTCCTGGCGGGACGTCTGCCCACCACCGTGGAGGAATTCCGGCCGGGCGCGGCCGAGCGCTTCACCCTCATCAACCAGGACGCTCTCAAGGTCACCGAGCTGCCGCATCAGCCGACCGCCGTCGTCGCCAATCTGCCCTACAACGTCGCGGTGCCCGTGGTGCTCCACCTCCTGGAACACTTCCCGACCATCCGCCACGGTCTGGTCATGGTGCAGGACGAGGTGGCGGACCGCCTCGCCGCAGGACCCGGCTCCAAGATCTACGGTGTGCCGTCGGTCAAGGCCGCCTGGTACGGCACCATGCGCAAGGCGGGGGTGATCGGGATGAACGTCTTCTGGCCGGCGCCGAAGATCCACTCCGGACTGGTCGCCTTCGAGCGCTACGAGGAGGAGACCACGTCCCGCGCCAGCCGCGAGGAGGTCTTCGCCGTGATCGACGCGGCCTTCGCGCAGCGCCGCAAGACCCTCCGCGCCGCGCTGTCGGGCTGGGCCGGAAACGGCGCCGAGGCGGAACGCTATCTCCACCTGGCGGGCGTCGATCCGAGCGCCCGCGGAGAAACCCTGGACATCGGCGCCTTCACCCGCATCGCCGAGGCCCGGATCCCTCTGGAGGCCTGA